The following are encoded in a window of Nitrospinota bacterium genomic DNA:
- the gcvPA gene encoding aminomethyl-transferring glycine dehydrogenase subunit GcvPA encodes MRYIPLTSEDREEMLGAVGAKSIDDLFSTIPPAVRSKNRLKIPGGSSEEKTLNQLKDLAAMNIPASAGGTFLGAGSYNHFIPSAVDHLTSRSEWYSAYTPYQPEISQGTLQAIYEFQSYVCNLLGMEIANASMYDGGSALAEAALMATRITKKNEIILSNLIHPRWREITATFTKNRDISLKEMKDDAYGRVDPKRILEAVSSDTAAVIVQSPNFFGCIEDLESIGKVCREKNIMFIVGVAEAMSLGLLKSPGEFGADIVVGEGQSLGLPQSFGGPYLGLFATKQKYMRQMPGRLCGRTTDAEGRSGFVLTLAAREQHIRREKATSNICTNQALCALRSTIYLSLLGKRGFADMAKANFNAGAEFERVLSKSKKIKMPFKHPFFNEVVVELKRDADKVNEKLAKKGITGGLDLSRFYPVSKKMMLLAVTELTTKEQIANLVKGLEG; translated from the coding sequence ATGAGATACATACCCCTTACATCCGAAGACAGGGAGGAAATGCTCGGCGCCGTCGGCGCTAAATCGATCGACGACCTTTTCAGCACGATCCCTCCCGCAGTAAGAAGCAAAAACCGCCTGAAAATACCGGGAGGCTCTTCCGAAGAAAAAACCTTGAACCAGCTAAAGGATCTGGCCGCCATGAACATCCCGGCATCGGCTGGAGGGACGTTTCTCGGCGCAGGTTCATACAACCACTTTATCCCGAGCGCGGTCGACCACCTCACCTCCCGCTCGGAATGGTACTCGGCATACACGCCGTATCAGCCCGAGATCAGCCAGGGAACGCTCCAGGCGATCTACGAATTCCAATCGTACGTCTGCAACCTTCTCGGCATGGAGATAGCCAACGCCTCAATGTACGATGGCGGAAGCGCCCTCGCGGAAGCCGCTCTGATGGCGACTAGGATCACAAAGAAAAACGAGATAATACTTTCAAACCTCATCCACCCCCGCTGGCGTGAAATCACCGCCACCTTTACGAAAAATCGGGATATAAGCCTGAAAGAGATGAAAGACGATGCGTACGGAAGGGTCGACCCAAAAAGAATACTTGAAGCCGTTTCAAGCGATACCGCGGCGGTTATTGTGCAGTCGCCGAACTTTTTCGGCTGTATTGAAGACCTGGAATCGATCGGAAAGGTCTGCCGCGAAAAAAATATTATGTTCATCGTGGGGGTGGCGGAAGCGATGTCGCTCGGCCTCCTTAAATCACCCGGCGAATTCGGCGCCGACATAGTGGTAGGCGAAGGGCAGTCGCTCGGCCTTCCCCAATCGTTCGGCGGGCCATACCTCGGTCTCTTTGCGACAAAACAGAAATACATGAGACAGATGCCGGGGCGGCTCTGCGGAAGGACGACCGACGCGGAGGGGCGGAGCGGTTTCGTCCTTACCCTGGCGGCAAGGGAACAGCATATACGCCGCGAAAAAGCGACGTCCAACATCTGCACGAACCAGGCTCTCTGCGCGCTAAGGAGTACCATCTACCTCTCGCTTCTTGGCAAGAGAGGATTTGCCGACATGGCAAAGGCGAACTTCAACGCCGGAGCGGAGTTCGAAAGGGTTCTCTCAAAATCAAAGAAGATAAAGATGCCGTTTAAACATCCATTTTTTAACGAGGTGGTAGTTGAGCTGAAAAGGGACGCGGACAAGGTAAACGAAAAGCTTGCCAAAAAAGGGATAACCGGCGGCCTTGATCTTTCCCGCTTTTATCCTGTCTCCAAAAAGATGATGCTCCTGGCAGTAACGGAACTGACAACGAAGGAACAGATAGCCAATCTTGTAAAAGGGCTGGAGGGCTAG
- the gcvH gene encoding glycine cleavage system protein GcvH, with product MEYPDNLKYTKEHEWVIESEGMVIVGITDYAQDALGDVVFVELPEVGSEVKAGEPFGVVESVKSVSDLYAPITGKVVEINNGLEDEPELVNNSPFDEGWMIKIEVYDESELDDLLSSSDYEEYVKSL from the coding sequence ATGGAATATCCAGATAATCTAAAATACACAAAAGAACATGAATGGGTAATAGAGAGCGAAGGGATGGTAATCGTCGGCATCACTGATTATGCCCAGGACGCTCTTGGCGACGTTGTCTTTGTCGAACTCCCTGAAGTGGGTAGCGAGGTGAAGGCCGGCGAACCGTTCGGCGTGGTTGAATCGGTCAAATCTGTTTCGGACCTCTATGCCCCTATAACCGGCAAGGTAGTAGAGATAAATAACGGCCTAGAAGACGAACCGGAACTGGTGAACAACTCTCCATTCGATGAAGGATGGATGATCAAGATAGAGGTTTACGACGAAAGCGAACTTGACGACCTCCTCTCCTCAAGCGATTACGAAGAGTATGTCAAATCCCTTTAA